Proteins encoded together in one Streptomyces umbrinus window:
- a CDS encoding non-ribosomal peptide synthetase produces MNAELLSERFAEQAFRTPHAAAVIDGTRAVSYEELDRASLRMARHLRDLGAGPDTLVGVSLPRGVDLVVALLGVWRAGAGYVPLDPVQPPARLSGLVREAGARLVLAGPALEGAVRDAGARRVGPEEVHSSPDEPAELPVADPANVAYAVFTSGSTGRPKAVAVTHAGIAHRVGWTVRLHGLGAGDRILQKTTIGFDAAVWEIFAPLVSGAAVVLAPAGAERDPAALLRAVADHDVTVLQVVPSVLRLLVEEGDWSGCGSLRLLFSAGEALHAELVTRLRERAGTGLEIWNTYGPTECSIDATAQLVDSALTTGPVPIGRPLPGMRVLVLDPNGLPVPVGVPGELYAGGVGVARGYAGRPDLTAESFVPDPYATEPGDRLYRTGDQVRWRADHTLEYLGRLDHQVKVNGVRIEPAEVEAALAAHPAVTGAVVTPYAADDGGKRLAAHLIVSGDLDTGELRGFLAERLPDSHVPAFFHVVDAFPLLANGKVDRTMLPAPDEIVAAEQPAFTAPRDAAEELVAGVWAELLGLDRVGAFDDFFALGGTSLQLTRLAARLRAASGEKVSLRGLFAATTVAAQAELVGATAGAAGAAASDTRGTGVPVAGNDAATEGTAEGTAQRAVDGPVAGGSGGRAQAVDDGPDILPVPRDADLPLSSGQRRLWFLDRMHPGSPEWVAPLFLRLPAALDDEAVRTALAALAARYEPLRTRYVDRGGEPLQVIDDPGAAGVELRVEDATRDGVPALFGEQFARGFDLAAGPLWRALLVRVPGEDHLLLLTMHHITCDGWSTVLLERELRELCAARLEEREPRLPDLSLQYADYGAWQHARLTDDVIERELAHWRAALDGIVPLDLPVDRPRPAVRDPRGAVVPFRISPELAAQLVELGRAQGATPFMTLLTAYATLVARYSGQWDVPVGTPVAGRTRPETENMVGFFLNSLVVRCGLGADLSFTEALGRVRDAARAAFVHQELPFEHLVDELQPERDLSRTPLYQVAFDLHSEGVTSVVTQDADLAAFTEAWQVAKTDLSLFMRQTPDGSLDGVVEYATSLFDRSTAEQLTGHFLTLLEQVATHPDTPLGAIALLDDDERRLLLTGWNDTAYETDEKAVFELFEEQARSAPGRTALTFGAQTVTYGELDAAANRLAHHLRTRCVGAESRVAVLLDRGPELVTALLAVWKAGGAYVPVDPSYPAERIAAMCRAADARTVVTASVYANRFASSGARLLLVDADADEIAARPAAAPARTRDLDRLAYTIFTSGSTGTPKGVEVTHRGLAGHVAWAARELAGQDYGGAALFSSVAFDLVVPNLWTPLVTGQRLFLLPQDTDMSELGKRLAEAEPFSFIKLTPSHLDILALQLTPAQAGALAPVMVVAGEAFTRSTLERWRELAPDMRLINEYGPTEASVGTSVYPVPQEGAVGIPDVLPIGRPLPNMTMYVLDAALEPVPAGVTGELYVGGAGVARGYAGRPELTAERFVPDPYGSTPGARLYRTGDLTRRLADGNIAFLGRIDDQVKIRGHRVELGEIRTVLAGHPDVRDACVVTVDGELAAYCTPADIAADVLREHLAASLPDYMIPATFTALDALPVNANGKVDRKALPAPGQAADGEEHTAPSGPVEERVAEIWSELLGVQAGRHDNFFHIGGNSILAIRLISCIQREFEIDFAVRTVFEGPTIARLAATVEERVTAQIAVLSDAELLRDADLADPTHAADSAHTTDLANNPSPTKEHQA; encoded by the coding sequence GTGAACGCCGAACTGCTTTCGGAACGCTTCGCCGAGCAGGCGTTCCGTACCCCGCACGCGGCCGCCGTCATCGACGGCACCCGGGCGGTGTCGTACGAGGAGCTGGATCGTGCGTCCCTGCGCATGGCCCGCCACCTGCGGGACCTGGGTGCGGGGCCCGACACGCTCGTCGGGGTGAGCCTGCCCCGCGGCGTCGACCTGGTCGTCGCGCTGCTGGGCGTCTGGCGGGCCGGCGCGGGATACGTCCCGCTCGACCCCGTTCAGCCGCCCGCGCGCCTCTCAGGCCTGGTCCGGGAGGCAGGGGCCCGCCTGGTGCTGGCCGGCCCGGCCCTGGAGGGCGCGGTGCGCGACGCCGGCGCCCGGCGTGTCGGGCCCGAGGAGGTCCACAGCTCCCCGGACGAGCCGGCCGAACTGCCCGTCGCGGATCCCGCCAACGTCGCGTACGCCGTGTTCACCTCCGGCTCGACCGGCAGGCCCAAGGCGGTCGCGGTCACCCACGCGGGCATCGCGCACCGCGTCGGCTGGACCGTCCGGCTGCACGGGCTCGGCGCCGGTGACCGCATCCTGCAGAAGACCACGATCGGGTTCGACGCGGCCGTCTGGGAGATCTTCGCGCCCCTGGTCAGCGGCGCCGCGGTGGTGCTCGCCCCGGCGGGTGCCGAGCGCGACCCGGCCGCGCTGCTGCGCGCGGTCGCCGACCACGACGTCACCGTGCTCCAGGTCGTGCCGTCGGTGCTGCGGCTGCTCGTGGAGGAGGGCGACTGGAGCGGCTGCGGCTCGCTCAGGCTGCTGTTCTCCGCGGGCGAGGCCCTGCACGCCGAACTCGTCACGCGGCTGCGCGAGCGGGCCGGCACCGGACTTGAGATCTGGAACACCTACGGTCCCACCGAGTGCTCCATCGACGCCACCGCCCAGCTTGTCGACTCCGCCCTCACCACCGGTCCCGTCCCCATCGGCCGCCCCCTGCCCGGCATGCGCGTTCTCGTCCTCGACCCGAACGGGCTGCCCGTGCCCGTCGGAGTCCCCGGTGAGCTGTACGCGGGCGGCGTCGGTGTCGCCCGCGGCTACGCGGGCCGCCCCGATCTGACCGCAGAGTCCTTCGTGCCCGACCCGTACGCCACCGAGCCGGGCGACCGCCTCTACCGCACCGGCGACCAGGTGCGCTGGCGCGCCGACCACACGCTGGAGTACCTGGGCCGGCTCGACCACCAGGTGAAGGTCAACGGCGTCCGCATCGAGCCCGCCGAGGTCGAGGCCGCGCTGGCCGCGCACCCGGCCGTCACCGGCGCGGTCGTCACGCCGTACGCGGCGGACGACGGCGGCAAGCGGCTGGCCGCGCATCTGATCGTGAGCGGCGACCTGGACACCGGCGAGCTGCGCGGCTTCCTGGCCGAGCGGCTGCCGGACAGTCATGTCCCCGCCTTCTTCCATGTGGTCGACGCGTTCCCGCTCCTGGCCAACGGCAAGGTCGACCGGACCATGCTGCCCGCCCCCGACGAGATCGTCGCCGCGGAGCAGCCCGCGTTCACCGCGCCGCGCGACGCGGCCGAGGAACTCGTCGCCGGGGTCTGGGCGGAGCTGCTCGGGCTCGACCGGGTCGGTGCGTTCGACGACTTCTTCGCCCTCGGCGGCACCTCGCTGCAGCTGACCCGCCTGGCGGCGCGGCTGCGCGCCGCGTCCGGCGAGAAGGTGTCGCTGCGAGGTCTGTTCGCGGCGACGACCGTGGCGGCGCAGGCCGAGCTGGTCGGCGCGACCGCCGGTGCGGCGGGAGCGGCGGCCTCCGACACCCGGGGCACCGGAGTGCCGGTGGCCGGCAACGACGCCGCGACGGAAGGGACTGCGGAAGGTACTGCGCAAAGGGCCGTCGACGGCCCCGTGGCCGGTGGCTCCGGCGGTCGTGCTCAGGCCGTCGACGACGGACCGGACATCCTTCCCGTTCCCCGCGACGCCGACCTCCCCCTCTCCTCGGGGCAGCGCCGTCTGTGGTTCCTGGACCGGATGCACCCCGGCAGCCCCGAGTGGGTCGCCCCCCTCTTCCTGCGGCTGCCGGCCGCGCTGGACGACGAGGCCGTACGGACCGCGCTGGCCGCGCTGGCCGCGCGGTACGAGCCGCTGCGCACCCGGTACGTCGACCGGGGCGGTGAGCCGCTGCAGGTCATCGACGATCCCGGCGCGGCCGGTGTCGAACTGCGCGTCGAGGACGCCACCCGGGACGGGGTGCCCGCGCTCTTCGGCGAGCAGTTCGCACGCGGCTTCGACCTCGCCGCCGGGCCGCTGTGGCGGGCGCTGCTCGTCCGGGTCCCCGGTGAGGACCATCTGCTGCTCCTGACGATGCACCACATCACCTGCGACGGCTGGTCGACGGTCCTGCTGGAGCGGGAGCTGCGCGAGCTGTGCGCGGCCCGGCTGGAGGAGCGCGAGCCGCGACTGCCCGACCTGTCCCTCCAGTACGCGGACTACGGCGCGTGGCAGCACGCCCGCCTCACCGACGACGTCATCGAGCGCGAGCTGGCCCACTGGCGCGCCGCCCTCGACGGCATCGTCCCCCTCGACCTGCCCGTCGACCGGCCCCGCCCGGCGGTCCGTGACCCGCGCGGAGCGGTGGTCCCCTTCCGGATCAGCCCCGAACTGGCCGCACAGCTCGTCGAGTTGGGCCGCGCACAGGGAGCCACCCCGTTCATGACGCTGCTGACCGCCTACGCGACCCTGGTCGCCCGCTACAGCGGCCAGTGGGACGTCCCGGTCGGCACCCCGGTGGCGGGCCGCACCCGGCCCGAGACCGAGAACATGGTCGGCTTCTTCCTCAACTCGCTGGTCGTCCGCTGCGGCCTGGGCGCCGACCTGAGCTTCACCGAGGCCCTGGGCCGGGTCCGGGACGCGGCCCGCGCCGCCTTCGTCCACCAGGAGCTGCCCTTCGAGCACCTCGTCGACGAGCTGCAGCCCGAGCGCGACCTGTCCCGCACGCCGCTCTACCAGGTCGCCTTCGACCTGCACAGCGAGGGCGTGACCAGTGTCGTCACCCAGGACGCGGACCTGGCCGCGTTCACCGAGGCCTGGCAGGTGGCCAAGACCGACCTGTCGCTGTTCATGCGGCAGACCCCCGACGGCTCCCTCGACGGTGTCGTCGAATACGCCACCTCGTTGTTCGACCGCTCCACGGCCGAGCAGCTGACCGGCCACTTCCTGACCCTCCTGGAGCAGGTCGCCACGCACCCCGACACCCCCCTGGGCGCGATCGCGCTGCTCGACGACGACGAACGCCGCCTGCTGCTCACCGGCTGGAACGACACGGCGTACGAGACGGACGAGAAGGCCGTCTTCGAGCTCTTCGAGGAGCAGGCCCGCAGCGCGCCCGGGCGCACCGCCCTGACCTTCGGCGCGCAGACCGTGACGTACGGCGAACTGGACGCCGCCGCGAACCGGCTGGCGCACCACCTGCGCACCCGGTGCGTGGGCGCCGAGTCGCGGGTCGCCGTCCTCCTCGACCGGGGGCCCGAGCTGGTCACCGCGCTGCTGGCGGTGTGGAAGGCGGGCGGCGCCTATGTGCCGGTCGATCCGTCCTACCCGGCCGAGCGCATCGCCGCGATGTGCCGGGCGGCCGACGCCCGCACGGTGGTGACCGCCTCCGTGTACGCGAACCGCTTCGCCTCGTCAGGTGCCCGGCTCCTGCTCGTCGACGCGGACGCCGACGAGATCGCCGCGCGCCCCGCCGCCGCGCCCGCCCGGACCCGTGACCTGGACCGGCTCGCGTACACCATCTTCACCTCGGGCTCGACCGGCACGCCGAAGGGCGTCGAGGTCACGCACCGCGGCCTGGCGGGCCATGTCGCCTGGGCGGCCCGCGAACTCGCCGGCCAGGACTACGGCGGAGCCGCCCTGTTCTCCTCGGTCGCCTTCGACCTGGTCGTGCCCAACCTGTGGACGCCGCTGGTCACCGGGCAGCGGCTGTTCCTGCTGCCGCAGGACACCGACATGTCCGAGCTGGGCAAGCGGCTCGCGGAGGCCGAGCCGTTCAGCTTCATCAAGCTGACGCCCAGTCATCTCGACATCCTGGCACTCCAGCTGACCCCGGCCCAGGCGGGTGCGCTGGCCCCGGTCATGGTGGTCGCGGGCGAGGCGTTCACCCGCTCGACCCTGGAGCGCTGGCGTGAACTCGCCCCGGACATGCGGCTCATCAACGAGTACGGACCGACCGAGGCCTCCGTGGGCACCTCCGTCTACCCCGTCCCGCAGGAGGGCGCCGTCGGCATCCCCGACGTCCTGCCGATCGGCCGGCCACTGCCCAACATGACGATGTACGTGCTCGACGCGGCCCTGGAGCCGGTCCCGGCCGGTGTCACCGGTGAGCTGTACGTCGGCGGGGCGGGCGTGGCCCGTGGCTACGCGGGCCGCCCCGAACTGACCGCCGAGCGCTTCGTGCCCGACCCGTACGGGAGCACGCCCGGCGCCCGCCTGTACCGCACCGGCGACCTCACCCGCCGCCTGGCCGACGGGAACATCGCCTTCCTCGGCCGGATCGACGACCAGGTCAAGATCCGCGGGCACCGCGTGGAACTCGGCGAGATCCGGACCGTACTCGCCGGCCACCCCGACGTCCGCGACGCCTGTGTGGTCACCGTCGACGGCGAGCTGGCCGCGTACTGCACGCCGGCGGACATCGCCGCCGACGTGCTGCGCGAGCACCTCGCCGCGTCCCTGCCCGACTACATGATCCCGGCCACCTTCACCGCCCTCGACGCCCTCCCGGTCAACGCCAACGGGAAGGTCGACCGGAAGGCCCTGCCCGCCCCCGGGCAGGCCGCCGACGGCGAGGAGCACACCGCGCCCAGCGGACCCGTCGAGGAGCGTGTCGCCGAGATCTGGAGCGAACTGCTCGGCGTCCAGGCGGGCAGGCACGACAACTTCTTCCACATCGGCGGCAACTCGATCCTCGCGATCCGTCTCATCTCGTGCATCCAGCGGGAGTTCGAGATCGACTTCGCCGTCCGCACGGTCTTCGAAGGACCGACGATCGCGCGCCTCGCGGCCACCGTCGAGGAGCGGGTCACGGCGCAGATAGCCGTGCTCTCGGACGCCGAGCTGCTGCGCGACGCGGACCTCGCGGACCCCACGCATGCCGCGGACTCCGCGCACACCACAGACCTCGCGAACAACCCTTCGCCGACCAAGGAGCACCAGGCATGA
- a CDS encoding MbtH family protein, with protein sequence MTAVQTGAQPEGPLQRVVFNDEEQYSLWPAGRDLPAGWQAEGTEGTREECLARIAEVWTDMRPLSLRRQMHESSAA encoded by the coding sequence ATGACCGCAGTACAGACCGGCGCGCAGCCCGAGGGTCCCCTCCAGCGCGTGGTGTTCAACGACGAGGAGCAGTACTCGCTGTGGCCCGCCGGGCGCGACCTGCCCGCCGGCTGGCAGGCCGAGGGCACCGAGGGCACGCGCGAGGAGTGCCTGGCCCGGATCGCCGAGGTGTGGACCGACATGCGTCCGCTGAGCCTGCGTCGGCAGATGCACGAGTCCTCCGCGGCCTGA
- the sbnB gene encoding 2,3-diaminopropionate biosynthesis protein SbnB, whose amino-acid sequence MLILRRADVTDVLSGRETEIIDLVADTYRLHDEGLTSLPHSTFLRFPEERHGRDRIIGLPAYRGGERPVAGMKWIASFPGNVAAGTERASAAVVLNSMDDGRPVAFVEGAVISARRTAASAALAARELTTHNPPTSALLIGCGVINLEILRFLAAALPDLREAALYDTDPARAEAFAERCAEVAPAVKAHAVTDLAGALGEHRLVSLATTAATPHLDLSACGPDTTVLHVSLRDLTAESILGAVNVVDDADHVCRERTSLDLAQQAVGNRDFVAASIGALLRGTARLRREAHRPVVYSPFGLGVLDLALAEFVREKAERLGLGVRVEDFLPA is encoded by the coding sequence ATGCTGATTCTCCGGCGCGCCGATGTCACGGACGTTCTGTCCGGCCGGGAGACGGAGATCATCGACCTCGTCGCCGACACCTACCGGCTGCACGACGAGGGGCTCACGTCCCTGCCGCACTCGACGTTCCTCCGCTTTCCCGAGGAGCGGCACGGCCGGGACCGGATCATCGGCCTGCCCGCCTACCGGGGCGGCGAGCGGCCCGTCGCCGGGATGAAGTGGATCGCCTCCTTCCCCGGCAACGTGGCGGCCGGGACCGAGCGGGCCAGCGCCGCCGTCGTCCTCAACTCCATGGACGACGGGCGCCCGGTGGCCTTCGTCGAGGGCGCGGTGATCTCCGCTCGGCGCACCGCCGCCAGTGCGGCGCTCGCCGCCCGGGAGCTCACCACCCACAACCCGCCGACGTCCGCCCTGCTCATCGGCTGCGGAGTGATCAACCTGGAGATCCTGCGCTTCCTGGCCGCGGCCCTGCCGGACCTGCGCGAGGCCGCCCTGTACGACACCGACCCGGCCCGCGCCGAGGCGTTCGCCGAGCGGTGCGCCGAGGTGGCGCCCGCGGTCAAGGCCCACGCCGTGACCGACCTGGCCGGGGCGCTCGGCGAGCACCGGCTGGTGTCCCTGGCCACCACCGCCGCGACCCCGCACCTGGACCTGTCGGCGTGCGGCCCGGACACCACGGTCCTGCACGTCTCCCTGCGGGACCTGACCGCCGAGTCGATCCTCGGCGCGGTGAACGTCGTCGACGACGCCGACCACGTCTGCCGCGAGCGCACCTCCCTCGACCTCGCCCAACAGGCCGTCGGCAACCGCGACTTCGTCGCCGCGTCGATCGGCGCCCTGCTGCGCGGCACGGCCCGCCTCCGCCGTGAGGCGCACCGGCCCGTCGTCTACTCGCCGTTCGGCCTGGGCGTGCTCGACCTGGCGCTCGCCGAGTTCGTGCGCGAGAAGGCCGAGCGTCTCGGACTCGGCGTACGCGTCGAGGACTTCCTGCCCGCCTGA
- a CDS encoding FkbM family methyltransferase translates to MNAPLRQELPGGPAVWCVNGPAAVAMWREMLPPGAYDRAARRLRPGDTVLDIGGNIGLLSVLCARTCPGVRVVAAEPAPELHACLRRNLAEHAAPGWQAECVAVSDRPGRLRFTYYPDAPGNSGVYADRQADDEITLAFLRNSGIGPEDAGELVDGLHDGVELTVPAVTASELIRRHGLDRVDLLKVDVERAELDVLRGIEDHHWARVGAVVAEVHDEDGHLDAVRHLLHSHGFDVRVRQEPLLEGTVLYDIEAERAV, encoded by the coding sequence ATGAACGCACCCCTTCGCCAGGAACTCCCCGGCGGGCCGGCCGTCTGGTGCGTCAACGGGCCGGCCGCCGTGGCGATGTGGCGCGAGATGCTGCCGCCCGGTGCGTACGACCGGGCCGCCCGGCGGCTGCGGCCCGGCGACACCGTCCTCGACATCGGCGGCAACATCGGCCTGCTGTCGGTGCTCTGCGCGCGGACGTGCCCCGGCGTACGCGTCGTCGCCGCCGAGCCGGCGCCCGAGCTGCACGCGTGCCTGCGCCGCAACCTCGCCGAGCACGCCGCCCCGGGCTGGCAGGCGGAGTGCGTCGCGGTGTCCGACCGGCCGGGGCGGCTCCGCTTCACGTACTACCCCGACGCGCCCGGCAACTCGGGTGTGTACGCCGACCGGCAGGCCGACGACGAGATCACCCTGGCCTTCCTGCGCAACAGCGGGATCGGCCCCGAGGACGCCGGGGAACTCGTCGACGGGCTGCACGACGGCGTCGAGCTCACCGTGCCGGCCGTCACCGCGTCCGAACTGATCCGCCGCCACGGACTCGACCGCGTCGACCTGCTGAAGGTCGACGTCGAACGTGCCGAGCTCGACGTGCTGCGCGGCATCGAGGACCACCACTGGGCCCGCGTCGGTGCCGTCGTCGCCGAGGTGCACGACGAGGACGGCCACCTGGACGCCGTACGACACCTCCTGCACAGCCACGGATTCGACGTCCGCGTACGGCAGGAACCGCTGCTCGAAGGCACCGTGCTCTACGACATCGAGGCCGAACGGGCCGTATAG
- a CDS encoding condensation domain-containing protein — protein MHVSTGQLSLGQEGLWLTHQLDPDSSAYNVVLAVRLRDRVRTDVLQEALTALVLRHELLRSRFPGTEEGPIRVTRPADTVRLDVRETPDADDGALFDLARRAGEEPFRLEQGAFRAVLLRRAPDDALLVTVTHHLVSDATSQWLLVRDLFDEYGARTGQQPPLPPPAEAGWDEQVRAEREFVDSPRGARAAAYWREVCEGLGPATLPTDRPRPPQRTLNGATVELVLADSTAARLSEAAARHALTPFAWLLGTFQAALYRAGAPDGFLVGCPVTTRFTPRSRQAVGYYVNALPVAARFAPGTSFLETAEAVQRQLRTGLAHARYPVELLDGGGVPLFRIACTLVAADRLPVPGLYEGPVRLGGLRAELCDVPQQEGQLDLTVEVLQDSREFKAVLRYNTDLFDAATMLRFRDVWHRLVDVSLDAPGTKVADAALVVPDDLDFLLALGSTS, from the coding sequence ATGCATGTGTCCACCGGTCAGTTGTCACTCGGCCAGGAAGGACTCTGGCTCACTCATCAACTCGACCCGGACAGTTCCGCCTACAACGTGGTCCTCGCGGTGCGGCTGCGTGACCGGGTGCGCACCGATGTGCTCCAGGAGGCGCTCACCGCGCTCGTCCTGCGGCACGAACTGCTGCGGTCCCGTTTCCCGGGCACCGAGGAGGGCCCGATACGCGTCACCCGCCCCGCCGACACCGTACGGCTCGACGTGCGGGAGACACCGGACGCCGACGACGGAGCCCTCTTCGACCTCGCCAGGCGGGCCGGGGAGGAACCCTTCAGGCTCGAACAGGGCGCCTTCCGCGCGGTGCTGCTGCGCAGGGCCCCCGACGACGCCCTGCTCGTCACCGTCACCCACCACCTCGTCAGCGACGCCACCTCGCAGTGGCTGCTGGTGCGGGACCTGTTCGACGAGTACGGGGCACGTACCGGGCAGCAGCCGCCCCTGCCGCCGCCCGCCGAAGCGGGCTGGGACGAACAGGTGCGTGCGGAGCGGGAGTTCGTCGACTCGCCGCGCGGGGCCCGGGCCGCCGCGTACTGGCGGGAGGTCTGCGAGGGGCTCGGCCCCGCCACCCTGCCCACGGACCGGCCGCGTCCGCCGCAGCGCACCCTGAACGGTGCCACCGTCGAACTCGTCCTGGCGGACAGCACCGCGGCCCGGCTGAGCGAGGCGGCCGCCCGGCACGCGCTGACGCCGTTCGCCTGGCTGCTCGGAACCTTCCAGGCGGCCCTGTACCGCGCCGGTGCCCCGGACGGCTTCCTCGTCGGCTGCCCGGTCACCACCCGGTTCACGCCGCGCAGCAGGCAGGCCGTCGGCTACTACGTCAACGCCCTGCCCGTCGCGGCCAGGTTCGCCCCCGGCACCAGCTTCCTGGAGACCGCCGAGGCCGTGCAGCGCCAACTGCGCACCGGACTCGCGCACGCCCGCTATCCCGTCGAACTGCTCGACGGCGGCGGGGTCCCCCTCTTCCGTATCGCCTGCACTCTCGTCGCCGCCGACCGGCTGCCCGTCCCGGGCCTGTACGAGGGGCCGGTCCGCCTCGGCGGGCTGCGCGCCGAACTGTGCGACGTGCCCCAGCAGGAGGGCCAGCTCGACCTCACCGTCGAAGTGCTGCAGGACAGCCGGGAGTTCAAGGCGGTCCTGCGCTACAACACCGACCTGTTCGACGCGGCCACGATGCTGCGCTTCCGCGATGTCTGGCACCGGCTCGTCGACGTCTCCCTTGACGCGCCCGGCACGAAGGTCGCCGACGCCGCACTCGTCGTCCCGGACGACCTCGACTTCCTTCTCGCCCTCGGGAGCACGTCATGA
- the sbnA gene encoding 2,3-diaminopropionate biosynthesis protein SbnA gives MPEKTFPGILSTVGNTPLVELERLLPEFGSRVFGKVERFNPGGSIKDRSALGMLLAAIRDGAVEPGRSVIIESSSGNLAVGLAQICRYFGLRFICVVDGKTTEQNLAILRAFRAEVEIVTERDGLTSEYLPMRLRRVRELVAGTPDAYWPNQYASLLNPKAHETTMREIEEALDGRVDFLFCSVSTFGTLRGCRDHIRSRGLDTTVVAVDALGSAIFGLESTQRLIPGHGASVVPPLMDDSAADEVVHVSDLECVVACRRLIDREAVLAGGSSGATVAALWKFRHRIPDGSNCVLVFPDGGDRYLDTIYSDSWVHQNFGDVSHLWKG, from the coding sequence ATGCCCGAGAAAACGTTCCCAGGCATTCTGTCGACAGTAGGAAACACCCCTCTAGTGGAATTGGAAAGACTGCTGCCGGAGTTCGGCTCCCGGGTCTTCGGGAAGGTCGAGCGGTTCAATCCGGGCGGCAGCATCAAGGACCGTTCCGCGCTGGGCATGCTGCTCGCGGCGATCCGCGACGGCGCGGTGGAACCGGGCCGGTCGGTGATCATCGAGTCCTCCTCCGGGAACCTCGCCGTCGGACTCGCCCAGATCTGCCGCTACTTCGGCCTGCGCTTCATCTGCGTGGTCGACGGCAAGACCACCGAGCAGAACCTCGCCATCCTGCGCGCGTTCCGCGCCGAGGTCGAGATCGTCACCGAACGGGACGGGCTGACCAGCGAGTACCTGCCGATGCGGTTGCGCCGGGTACGCGAACTGGTCGCGGGGACCCCGGACGCGTACTGGCCGAACCAGTACGCGAGCCTGCTCAACCCCAAGGCGCACGAGACCACGATGCGGGAGATCGAGGAGGCCCTCGACGGACGAGTCGACTTCCTGTTCTGCTCGGTCAGCACCTTCGGCACCCTGCGCGGCTGCCGCGACCACATCAGGTCCCGCGGCCTGGACACCACCGTCGTCGCGGTGGACGCACTGGGCAGCGCGATCTTCGGCCTCGAATCCACCCAGCGCCTCATCCCCGGGCACGGCGCGTCCGTGGTGCCCCCGCTGATGGACGACTCGGCCGCCGACGAGGTGGTCCACGTCTCCGATCTGGAGTGTGTCGTCGCCTGCCGTCGGCTCATCGACCGGGAAGCGGTCCTCGCGGGCGGCTCGTCCGGGGCGACCGTCGCCGCTCTGTGGAAATTCCGCCACCGCATTCCGGACGGCTCGAACTGTGTCCTGGTTTTCCCGGACGGCGGTGACCGCTATCTCGACACCATCTATTCCGATTCCTGGGTGCACCAGAATTTCGGCGACGTCTCTCATCTGTGGAAGGGCTGA